A stretch of Malus sylvestris chromosome 11, drMalSylv7.2, whole genome shotgun sequence DNA encodes these proteins:
- the LOC126590488 gene encoding antifungal protein ginkbilobin-like protein, translating to MKIAVTLTLIGFVGFFFCSVVRCTPDTNVTSVLCNGGLYTAGDPFAVSLAYVLQELETAAPAHKNYDYYNISPYPNAFAYGHASCNKNITAPDCTTCLGAAKTDMSVTCQNAIGGRAVLVDCAVRYEQYPFTD from the coding sequence ATGAAAATTGCAGTGACCCTAACCCTAATCGGATTCGTAGGGTTTTTCTTCTGCAGTGTGGTCAGATGCACTCCAGACACAAACGTGACAAGCGTTCTATGCAACGGAGGGTTGTACACAGCTGGTGATCCTTTTGCTGTAAGCCTAGCCTATGTTCTTCAAGAATTGGAAACTGCCGCACCAGCTCACAAGAACTATGATTACTACAACATATCTCCTTACCCTAATGCGTTTGCGTACGGCCATGCTTCTTGTAACAAAAACATCACAGCCCCAGATTGCACTACTTGTCTTGGTGCTGCAAAAACAGACATGTCAGTGACGTGTCAAAATGCGATAGGCGGTCGTGCAGTTCTGGTTGATTGTGCAGTACGGTATGAGCAATACCCATTTACTGACTGA